The following are encoded in a window of Bacillus sp. SORGH_AS_0510 genomic DNA:
- a CDS encoding NUDIX hydrolase — translation MGYISEIRKLIGSRPIISVGATILVVNEKSEILFQHRSDTLDWGLPGGSMELGETLGEVASRELKEETGLLASEFELIEVFSGPRFYFRYPNGDETYSVINLFRAIDVSGKLEMNDGESMNLKYFSKDNLPVNIEKRAKALLESLGDKLWDLGSSFL, via the coding sequence GTGGGATATATTTCTGAAATACGAAAATTAATAGGGAGTAGACCGATTATAAGTGTCGGGGCAACAATTCTTGTGGTAAATGAAAAAAGTGAAATTCTTTTTCAACATCGGTCTGATACATTAGATTGGGGGTTACCAGGAGGTTCAATGGAACTTGGTGAGACATTAGGAGAAGTTGCTTCTCGTGAATTAAAAGAAGAAACTGGTCTTTTAGCAAGTGAGTTTGAGCTAATCGAAGTGTTCTCAGGTCCAAGGTTTTATTTCCGTTATCCAAATGGGGATGAGACATATAGTGTAATTAACCTATTTCGTGCGATAGACGTAAGCGGAAAGTTAGAAATGAATGATGGGGAGAGTATGAACCTTAAGTATTTCAGTAAAGATAACCTTCCTGTTAACATTGAAAAAAGAGCAAAGGCACTATTAGAAAGTTTGGGAGATAAATTGTGGGATTTAGGTAGCTCCTTTCTATAA
- a CDS encoding VanZ family protein, translating into MGLITLYLERMFGYMLVFLPFYIVGRVVFLKRVKKQTLFIQEVILALFMLYIVGLASQTIIPSWDMGVYSDTGEFFFHINMSTANAQLNFIPFHTLYQYFYSTNVNVDDWGSVSLLNITANLLLFSPIGFFVPILWKEKNRLKTILLLGLLVTTFVESIQYFIGRSIDIDDVILNTVGVIIGFGFFRIFRLNPINMNIEVEKLKMP; encoded by the coding sequence GTGGGTTTAATAACTTTATATCTTGAGAGAATGTTTGGTTATATGCTTGTTTTTTTACCATTCTATATTGTTGGTAGAGTTGTTTTCTTGAAAAGAGTAAAGAAACAAACGCTTTTTATTCAAGAAGTGATTTTAGCATTGTTCATGTTATACATAGTTGGATTAGCTTCACAAACCATAATTCCTAGCTGGGATATGGGTGTATATAGCGATACTGGGGAATTCTTCTTTCATATCAATATGTCGACCGCTAATGCACAATTAAATTTCATTCCTTTTCATACCCTATATCAATATTTCTATAGTACAAATGTAAATGTAGATGATTGGGGGAGTGTATCGCTTTTAAATATAACTGCAAATTTACTTTTATTTTCGCCTATAGGGTTCTTTGTTCCGATTTTATGGAAAGAGAAAAATCGATTGAAAACTATTTTACTACTGGGTCTACTTGTAACTACTTTCGTAGAAAGTATTCAGTATTTTATTGGGCGAAGCATAGATATTGATGATGTTATATTAAATACAGTTGGAGTAATAATTGGTTTTGGGTTTTTCCGGATTTTTAGGTTGAATCCAATAAATATGAATATTGAGGTAGAAAAATTGAAAATGCCATAA
- a CDS encoding DUF4083 domain-containing protein codes for MHIGDVLWQILNLVFLLLVIGFIVTIFRHFKKRNEQLSRIEGKIDRIQKKMS; via the coding sequence ATGCACATTGGTGATGTTTTATGGCAAATACTTAATCTGGTATTTCTTTTACTTGTAATTGGCTTTATTGTTACGATTTTTCGTCATTTCAAAAAGCGGAACGAACAACTTAGTAGGATAGAGGGAAAGATTGATCGCATTCAGAAGAAAATGAGTTAA
- a CDS encoding DUF4181 domain-containing protein gives MPLVGLSVVILIAIVMGTKVFDNFIRKGFRLEKISQGRYFTRYQMWVELLILLIFVVVANLIGIESSYTYLAILVFGLVYFGFEALVQKKYLKNSKEYKVTFLIGALKTLLFMFLIVIYNVIYY, from the coding sequence ATGCCGTTGGTCGGACTAAGTGTGGTTATTCTTATTGCAATAGTTATGGGCACAAAGGTTTTTGATAATTTTATTAGAAAAGGGTTTAGACTAGAGAAAATATCTCAAGGAAGATACTTTACGAGATACCAGATGTGGGTGGAACTGCTTATATTGCTAATATTCGTCGTTGTTGCCAATCTAATAGGTATTGAATCATCTTATACCTATCTTGCCATTCTTGTATTTGGGCTAGTTTACTTCGGGTTTGAAGCCTTGGTGCAGAAAAAATACCTTAAAAATTCTAAAGAATACAAAGTCACTTTTTTAATAGGAGCACTTAAGACGCTGCTCTTTATGTTTTTAATTGTTATTTATAATGTAATTTATTATTAA
- a CDS encoding DUF4256 domain-containing protein, whose protein sequence is MAKELLQEQREELLKKLKARFEKNMNRHEGLEWADVQAKLEANHEKLWSLHEMEATGGEPDVVGHDKETGEYIFYDCSAESPKGRRSICYDREALESRKQHKPQSSVIDMATAMGIELLTEEQYRELQELGNFDLKTSSWVQTPAAIRKLGGAIFCDRRYNTVFVYHNGAESYYAARGFRGSLRV, encoded by the coding sequence ATGGCAAAGGAATTGTTACAAGAACAACGTGAAGAACTACTCAAAAAATTGAAAGCCCGATTTGAGAAAAACATGAACCGACATGAAGGTCTGGAATGGGCTGATGTACAAGCTAAGCTTGAGGCAAATCATGAAAAATTGTGGTCGCTCCATGAAATGGAGGCAACTGGCGGGGAACCAGATGTTGTTGGTCATGATAAAGAGACAGGTGAATACATATTTTATGATTGTTCAGCGGAAAGTCCAAAAGGTCGCAGAAGTATTTGTTATGACCGCGAAGCGTTGGAGTCAAGGAAACAACACAAACCACAATCTAGTGTGATCGATATGGCAACGGCCATGGGCATTGAGCTTTTAACGGAGGAACAATACCGGGAGCTGCAGGAGCTTGGAAATTTCGATCTGAAAACCTCAAGCTGGGTGCAAACCCCTGCTGCTATTAGAAAACTTGGTGGGGCCATCTTCTGTGATCGTCGCTACAACACGGTCTTTGTCTACCACAACGGAGCAGAATCCTACTATGCTGCAAGGGGTTTCCGTGGCTCGCTACGGGTCTAA
- a CDS encoding DUF3231 family protein, which translates to MDTLKPIHISSTKTDLSEELTSAEMGKLWATYMGNSMSKCILRYFLQHVEDQDIKTLLENAFSLSTEFLKTTEEIFKKENFPIPKGFSEEEDLNAEAPRLFQDEYYVYYLKYVAKAGMSIYNVAVPLVFRKDVEEFFTYCMDSTMALMKQIKDILMGKGLIIKPPSIPVPAKVEFVHQDFLNGFFGHVRPLHALDIAHLYDNIENNVASKALIMAFSQVVKSEKLRHLFLRGKDFTHRHVELYMEKLHNEDLPTPSFLDHLVTTSTFAPFSDKLMLFHKMDMFSMKIRSFGNSVAVNGRHDLGLMYTRTLIQISSFVEDAAKIMIENGWMEHPPYAAARNRIAKNQ; encoded by the coding sequence ATGGACACGCTTAAACCGATTCATATAAGTTCAACAAAAACAGACCTTAGCGAAGAGCTTACATCTGCTGAAATGGGTAAACTTTGGGCAACTTATATGGGCAACAGCATGTCAAAATGTATTTTACGCTATTTTCTTCAACACGTTGAGGATCAAGATATTAAAACTTTATTAGAGAACGCCTTCTCATTAAGTACGGAGTTTTTGAAAACCACAGAAGAGATATTTAAAAAGGAAAATTTTCCTATTCCGAAAGGTTTTTCAGAAGAAGAAGATCTTAACGCTGAGGCTCCTCGTTTATTTCAAGATGAATATTATGTTTATTACCTTAAATATGTCGCGAAAGCTGGTATGAGTATTTATAACGTTGCTGTGCCGCTTGTTTTTAGGAAGGATGTCGAAGAGTTTTTTACCTATTGTATGGATTCTACTATGGCATTGATGAAACAAATCAAAGATATCTTAATGGGGAAAGGACTCATCATTAAGCCCCCTAGTATTCCAGTACCAGCTAAAGTGGAATTTGTTCATCAAGATTTTTTAAATGGTTTCTTTGGGCATGTGCGACCTTTACATGCTTTAGATATTGCCCACCTTTACGATAATATTGAAAATAATGTAGCGAGTAAAGCGTTGATTATGGCGTTTAGCCAAGTGGTAAAATCGGAAAAACTTCGTCATTTGTTTTTAAGAGGGAAAGATTTTACACATAGACATGTTGAACTATATATGGAAAAACTACATAATGAGGATTTACCTACCCCATCGTTTCTTGATCATTTGGTTACAACATCCACCTTTGCTCCCTTTTCAGATAAATTAATGTTGTTTCATAAGATGGACATGTTTTCGATGAAAATTCGATCTTTTGGAAACTCAGTGGCTGTAAACGGAAGACATGATTTAGGACTCATGTATACACGGACGTTAATACAGATTTCTTCATTTGTTGAAGATGCAGCTAAAATTATGATTGAGAATGGCTGGATGGAACATCCCCCTTATGCAGCTGCACGAAATAGGATAGCTAAGAATCAGTAA
- a CDS encoding sorbosone dehydrogenase family protein — MKKVKVRFRPIVTKINLPTVLKTAILPGDSIERLFIATQVGEIFYISNGAVRTFLDIRPRIIKLGDPGGGYDERGLLGLAFHPQFYYNGLFYIHYSVAGTQGPGALSESFQPNPCDPNSLNLRWINRETQYDHIDTVEEWILQSNGQPQKRRTLLNLRRPFFNHNGVNSLNFSPETGKLVLTTGDGGSGYDPFNLSQDNLEIAGKIIEIDVAKNTFTNNPPVVTRFNELPLPIQETLSVMAKGVRNIPGITYQRFYNQYMKYVGQVGQDLVESIFSFHSYKPIPVTQLVQASLSNTGPFINFGWRGWEGAFPTSTIRGCSSNPSVDEKIIAYYNEAINTSAKRLQPLTNYFHKDHRPDKFGGTALTGVQVYMGNGIPDLTGSVVFSDLARKGESQTAARGVLAYTKVRTDGILNDYSVIDTDYNFGAQSAYYVNLGTNLDQTRLYLGVYNSMKVTELNQGTVFEIVS, encoded by the coding sequence TTGAAAAAAGTGAAGGTTCGATTTCGGCCCATTGTAACTAAGATAAATTTACCCACTGTCTTAAAAACAGCTATCCTTCCGGGTGATTCCATTGAAAGATTATTTATTGCAACCCAGGTGGGAGAGATCTTTTATATAAGTAACGGGGCAGTACGGACTTTTTTAGATATTCGCCCGCGAATTATAAAGCTAGGTGATCCTGGTGGCGGATATGATGAACGGGGTTTGCTAGGGCTAGCGTTTCATCCCCAATTTTATTATAACGGCCTGTTTTACATTCACTATTCAGTAGCGGGGACACAAGGTCCAGGTGCACTTTCTGAATCTTTTCAGCCTAACCCGTGTGATCCCAATTCATTAAACCTAAGATGGATTAATAGAGAAACTCAATATGATCATATTGATACAGTGGAAGAATGGATTTTACAATCGAATGGTCAACCCCAAAAACGGCGGACATTACTGAACTTAAGAAGACCCTTCTTTAATCATAACGGTGTCAATAGCTTAAACTTTTCGCCTGAAACAGGAAAACTTGTTTTAACCACCGGAGATGGTGGATCAGGCTATGATCCCTTTAATTTAAGTCAGGACAATCTGGAGATTGCCGGTAAAATCATTGAAATAGATGTAGCTAAGAACACTTTTACCAATAATCCACCCGTTGTCACACGTTTTAATGAACTTCCCCTACCTATCCAAGAAACGCTTTCGGTCATGGCCAAAGGGGTTCGCAATATCCCAGGCATTACTTATCAAAGGTTTTATAATCAGTATATGAAATATGTAGGACAGGTCGGACAGGATTTGGTGGAATCGATTTTTTCTTTCCACTCATATAAACCCATCCCAGTCACTCAGCTTGTTCAAGCTTCTTTAAGCAACACTGGACCTTTCATTAACTTTGGCTGGCGAGGATGGGAAGGTGCTTTTCCTACCTCGACTATAAGAGGCTGCTCTTCAAATCCGAGCGTGGATGAGAAAATCATTGCTTATTATAATGAAGCAATAAATACTTCAGCGAAACGTCTTCAGCCGCTAACTAATTATTTTCATAAAGACCACAGACCCGATAAGTTTGGAGGAACTGCACTGACTGGTGTCCAGGTATATATGGGGAATGGAATTCCCGATTTAACAGGTAGCGTCGTGTTTTCCGATCTTGCTAGAAAAGGAGAATCTCAAACGGCGGCTAGAGGGGTATTAGCTTATACCAAGGTAAGAACAGACGGAATACTAAATGATTATAGTGTAATTGACACCGATTATAATTTTGGAGCCCAATCTGCTTATTATGTTAATTTAGGAACGAATCTGGATCAAACGAGGCTATATTTAGGGGTCTATAACTCTATGAAAGTGACAGAACTTAACCAAGGTACTGTTTTTGAAATTGTTTCTTGA
- a CDS encoding cupredoxin domain-containing protein — protein MSMKKWLTRLAVFLAIILVLATAGALSVFAETGVVTQSFESAKAIDVKLYDDAFNPKVITIPNGKTTTLILKNEGKKEHTFTVEKLSIDVEIQPGQEKTITVNPKNTGTYELICRYHFHEGMVGKVIVK, from the coding sequence ATGTCTATGAAAAAGTGGTTAACTCGATTAGCCGTTTTCCTTGCGATTATTTTGGTCTTGGCAACTGCAGGTGCACTCAGTGTATTTGCTGAAACCGGAGTCGTAACACAGTCTTTTGAGTCAGCGAAAGCGATTGATGTCAAGCTGTATGATGATGCCTTTAATCCGAAAGTCATCACCATTCCGAATGGAAAAACGACAACGTTGATATTGAAAAACGAGGGTAAGAAAGAGCACACTTTCACAGTGGAAAAGCTCAGTATTGATGTTGAGATTCAGCCAGGACAAGAAAAAACTATTACCGTTAATCCGAAAAATACCGGTACATATGAACTGATATGTCGTTATCATTTCCATGAAGGTATGGTTGGAAAAGTAATAGTTAAATAA
- a CDS encoding HEAT repeat domain-containing protein, with protein sequence MSWRFFKKKSAFYPADRYSKEYIEERLKVTGKYELSKIPPIFELLLTSSNELKIRTAKVLQEYVLSLNILVLSKLDRIFRNHTSLDWKHDWKNESPENLLMSDMTEAERIIILGLCSFHPNGYFREKALHLLNLHDSGYEFPYLLIRCNDWVSEIRESAKKNVECRLTTKYVNHIVNNLPIVFKLKNTRRNDHSQMFEHVAHLLSQKESFPYLDQGTRSKSIKVRYFCYQMIVHSKLYKKELLFNYLKLEKEPHPRLLLFNELISDISVIEFNEYYPILKKDKFPMIRARVLEKYHFFFPNESICELESALVDKSYMIRSLVRFLLKKHNFTDFSSFYMQMINSKQSLRGAILGLGEVGKKDHAKEIIPFLAHNDVSIVKAAILALAILDGKSYKGEFVWMLNHRHVGVSNAARRSLKTLNYSDLKEQLYTIYKKTRYNHSKYNIALLLCSLAKWDAIIYIIEFYVNREDSNLTGLGRAYFDKWIENFNRTFDSPTMIQIESIKNTLAMYGSRLEKQDVRYIEFSITGFQ encoded by the coding sequence TTGAGCTGGAGATTTTTTAAAAAGAAATCGGCGTTTTACCCTGCCGACAGATACTCAAAGGAGTATATAGAAGAAAGGTTGAAAGTTACAGGCAAGTATGAGTTATCAAAAATACCTCCTATTTTTGAGCTTTTATTAACTAGCTCTAATGAATTAAAAATTAGAACAGCAAAAGTACTTCAAGAATATGTATTGTCTTTAAACATTCTAGTATTATCAAAGCTTGATCGTATTTTTAGAAATCATACTTCATTGGATTGGAAACATGATTGGAAGAATGAATCACCAGAGAATTTATTAATGTCTGATATGACTGAAGCTGAGAGAATAATAATTTTAGGTTTGTGCAGTTTTCATCCAAATGGTTATTTTAGAGAAAAAGCGTTGCATTTATTAAATTTGCATGACTCAGGTTATGAATTTCCTTATTTACTTATCCGCTGTAATGATTGGGTTTCGGAGATAAGGGAGTCTGCGAAAAAAAATGTCGAGTGTCGTTTAACAACTAAGTATGTTAACCACATTGTCAACAATCTCCCCATAGTATTTAAGCTAAAGAACACTAGGAGAAATGACCATAGTCAAATGTTTGAACATGTTGCTCATTTGTTATCTCAAAAGGAGTCGTTCCCATATTTGGACCAAGGTACAAGGTCAAAGTCAATTAAGGTAAGATATTTCTGCTATCAAATGATTGTACACTCAAAATTGTACAAGAAAGAATTACTCTTCAATTATCTTAAGCTAGAAAAAGAGCCTCACCCGCGCCTACTACTGTTCAATGAATTAATAAGTGACATTAGTGTAATAGAATTTAATGAATATTACCCTATCTTAAAGAAGGACAAATTTCCAATGATAAGAGCAAGAGTATTGGAAAAATATCATTTCTTCTTTCCTAACGAGAGTATTTGCGAACTTGAAAGTGCCCTGGTAGATAAAAGTTATATGATTCGATCACTAGTAAGATTCCTGTTAAAAAAGCATAACTTTACAGACTTTTCTTCTTTTTACATGCAGATGATAAACTCCAAGCAATCTCTTCGTGGAGCTATTTTGGGATTAGGCGAAGTCGGTAAGAAAGACCATGCAAAGGAGATCATTCCATTTTTAGCTCATAATGATGTTTCGATTGTTAAGGCTGCCATCCTAGCATTAGCAATATTAGATGGGAAAAGTTACAAGGGAGAGTTTGTCTGGATGCTAAATCACAGGCATGTGGGGGTATCGAATGCTGCCAGGAGATCATTAAAAACGCTAAATTATAGTGATTTAAAAGAACAATTATATACCATTTACAAAAAGACTAGATACAACCATTCCAAATATAATATAGCTCTTTTACTATGTTCACTAGCAAAATGGGATGCAATTATCTATATTATAGAGTTCTATGTAAATAGGGAAGATAGTAATCTAACAGGATTAGGTAGAGCCTATTTCGATAAATGGATAGAAAACTTTAACCGTACTTTTGATTCACCAACTATGATTCAAATAGAATCAATTAAGAATACATTAGCAATGTATGGTAGCAGATTAGAAAAACAAGATGTAAGGTATATTGAATTCAGTATTACAGGGTTTCAATAA
- a CDS encoding DUF6572 domain-containing protein produces the protein MSVVEVDKVDGIGADFDEKKLIFMISDHLGWDNEYEHLIIQDKINAYLGFIEAEEYNDIYPDNEFNSFVIQIYFLNEPTKNCNQFLETVTKQLHEFNITIEQEWSYDENI, from the coding sequence ATGTCTGTTGTTGAAGTTGATAAAGTGGATGGAATTGGTGCGGATTTTGATGAAAAGAAACTTATTTTTATGATTTCAGACCATCTTGGATGGGACAATGAATATGAGCACTTAATAATACAAGATAAAATTAATGCTTATTTAGGATTTATCGAAGCTGAAGAATATAACGATATTTATCCAGATAATGAATTTAATTCATTTGTAATTCAAATTTATTTTCTAAATGAACCAACAAAAAATTGCAACCAATTTTTAGAGACAGTAACTAAACAATTACATGAGTTTAATATAACAATTGAACAAGAATGGTCTTACGATGAAAACATATAA